One genomic segment of Acinetobacter oleivorans DR1 includes these proteins:
- a CDS encoding glutathione S-transferase family protein yields the protein MIIYGDVGSGNCYKIKLLLSLLNIKHRWVHIDILKKDTQTADFLFLNPNGKIPVLVLDDGRVLSESNAILGYLAEGTEFIATDSYTKAKMYQWMFFEQYSHEPFIAVARFINKYLGLPPERIEEYHNLQPKGHKALSIMDKVLVEHDYLIGNQLTIADIALYAYTHVAEEGGFDLELYPNIQAWCQRIRKYSGYVGMG from the coding sequence ATGATAATTTATGGTGATGTAGGTTCGGGTAATTGTTATAAGATTAAACTATTACTTTCCTTATTAAATATTAAACATAGATGGGTCCACATTGATATTTTAAAAAAAGACACTCAAACAGCAGATTTTTTATTCTTAAATCCTAATGGAAAAATACCTGTACTGGTTCTAGATGATGGCCGTGTTTTAAGTGAATCTAACGCTATTTTAGGCTATCTGGCGGAGGGGACAGAGTTTATTGCTACAGATTCCTATACGAAAGCAAAAATGTATCAGTGGATGTTCTTTGAACAGTATAGTCATGAACCATTTATTGCAGTTGCTCGGTTTATTAATAAATATTTAGGGTTACCACCAGAAAGAATAGAGGAATATCATAATTTACAACCGAAAGGTCATAAAGCACTATCTATTATGGATAAAGTTTTAGTAGAGCATGACTATCTTATTGGAAATCAATTAACTATTGCTGATATTGCCCTATATGCATACACGCATGTCGCGGAGGAAGGTGGTTTTGATTTGGAGCTATATCCAAATATTCAAGCGTGGTGCCAAAGAATTCGAAAATATTCAGGTTATGTAGGTATGGGCTAA